Genomic window (Patescibacteria group bacterium):
CCCAATAATCCTTCTAATTGTATTTTGATAAAGAGCATCAAAAAGGAATGTTAGAATTAGCAAAATATATCCGAAAACCGCTATGGCTAAAGCTGATAAAAAACCTTTAATCAAAGGATTCCTAAAAAAGTGCTTTAATTTTCTCATTTTATATTACCTTAATACTATATTGAATGGTTTAGTATAAATAATTTCCTATCTATATTTTTTATTATATTTTGAATTCCCCCCAGTCGTTTTTGTTTTTAGAAAATTGCCCCCGTCGTTAGCCCCTGAAATTATTGAATAGAACGTTAGGGATATACGAAGTTTTTCTGGAACGAAGTGGAAGAAAAATTTGGGTGAAGCCCGAGCCGAGGGCTGAACCGTATATCCCTTGTTATACGAGGGTGAGCGAGGAACGAGCGAAAGCGCAGCGTCCCCTTGCGTATTTTGATGACGGCTCTACTCCACATACTTTTTGATATCATCTAATAATAATTCAAACTTATTATATCCTGCTTTTTCATTAAAGTGTCCTGCATTTTTTATTTCTACAACTTCACAATCTAATTTTTTGGCAAGTTCAGTAGCTTTTTTTATTGGCACATAAGGATCATTGTCGGAATGATAAATATGGAATTTTTTACAATTCTGTTTAATCTTTTCCCAATCAAAACTTCTATCAGTAAATGTTTTGTTGATTCCATCAAAATCAGAATTGCCTAATAATCCAAGAAAGCCAGAAATAAAAAAAGCGGATTTGACAGGTTTATCTAAATTTTCAAGTAAATCTA
Coding sequences:
- a CDS encoding alpha/beta hydrolase, which gives rise to MTNIIIIHGSYGNPNENWIPWLKSELEKLKCDVFVPEFPTPENQSLKSWKKVFENYKQHVNENTILIGHSLGPAFLLDLLENLDKPVKSAFFISGFLGLLGNSDFDGINKTFTDRSFDWEKIKQNCKKFHIYHSDNDPYVPIKKATELAKKLDCEVVEIKNAGHFNEKAGYNKFELLLDDIKKYVE